One window of the Megalops cyprinoides isolate fMegCyp1 chromosome 2, fMegCyp1.pri, whole genome shotgun sequence genome contains the following:
- the LOC118795230 gene encoding threonine synthase-like 1 produces MVPRSYCHILKKFWGRGRVNSVCWLSQNALRGPTNSCSFSLSAWLSSRTSYTDDKNIILMGPPGAGKTTVGRMVAQKLGLPVIDVDDDVLERKWNMSVADKLAEVGGERFLEEEGEALSDFSATGSVVSLTGSNPLHAGAMQRLKRNGVVLYLDVDTEDIVRRLSAMKVDRIVGQGPGVSMRDILRYRQQFYNRWYDARVLCGSGDTAEEVAENVLRTLERYRDSESETFVSTRGGVKGTGSAGEPKHFSDVVVEGLASDGGLYVPEKGFPKLEKHDWLRMVGMSYPERATTILEKCIHPLDVPAAELRRMVHEAYGGTFADEAIAPVKHLIHNQYVQELFHGPTASFKDLALQLMPRLFAYCLPQMCNYLILVATSGDTGSAVLNGFASLGDADRRRVGVLVFFPEEGVSEIQKLQMTSFREGNARAVGVGSDFDFCQRAIKRMFGDASLTGHLAVEYAAVLSTANSINWARLLPQVVYHSSAYLDLVREGAVAFGDPVDVCVPTGNFGNVMSAAYARQMGIPIRKLICASNQNRVVTDFMATGEYDLRNRPLIPSSSPAIDILKSSNLERFLFHASDSDGQLVRSLFCSLERERHFKVPGALLERVRRDILAGWCSESDCLAAIHDVHSSTGYILDTHTAVGKVVADRLQDRTCPVVISSTAHYGKFAPAVLGALRLGGSVGTPLDQLGGLGALGSRPPPHGALLECLREGSSRPHPVCPADFAALEEQVEIMIQDSFCKVA; encoded by the coding sequence ATGGTTCCCAGATCTTACTGCCACATATTGAAAAaattttgggggagggggagggtgaaCAGCGTGTGCTGGCTGTCTCAAAATGCCCTCCGCGGTCCCACCAACTCCTGCTCATTCTCCCTATCAGCATGGTTGTCTTCACGGACATCCTACACAGACGACAAAAACATCATACTCATGGGTCCCCCTGGGGCGGGGAAGACCACTGTTGGCAGGATGGTGGCCCAGAAACTGGGGCTCCCCGTCATCGATGTGGACGACGACGTCCTGGAGAGGAAGTGGAACATGTCCGTGGCGGACAAGCTGGCGGAGGTGGGCGGGGAGAGgttcctggaggaggagggcgaggCTCTGTCCGACTTCTCCGCTACTGGCAGCGTGGTGTCGCTGACTGGGTCCAACCCGCTGCACGCGGGGGCCATGCAGAGACTGAAGCGGAATGGAGTTGTGCTGTACCTTGACGTCGACACGGAGGACATTGTGCGGAGGCTGTCGGCAATGAAGGTGGACAGGATCGTGGGCCAGGGGCCTGGGGTCTCCATGCGGGACATTTTACGGTACAGGCAGCAGTTCTACAACCGGTGGTATGACGCGAGGGTGCTGTGTGGGTCTGGGGACACTGCAGAGGAGGTGGCGGAGAACGTGCTCCGGACGCTGGAGAGGTACCGGGACTCCGAATCGGAGACCTTTGTTTCGACCCGGGGCGGGGTGAAAGGGACCGGGTCGGCCGGCGAGCCGAAGCACTTCTCTGATGTCGTTGTGGAAGGCCTGGCCTCTGATGGGGGGCTGTACGTCCCCGAGAAGGGCTTCCCGAAGCTGGAGAAACACGATTGGCTGAGGATGGTGGGCATGTCCTATCCTGAAAGGGCTACAACGATTCTTGAAAAGTGCATACACCCACTGGACGTACCAGCTGCGGAGCTGCGTAGGATGGTGCATGAGGCGTATGGAGGCACCTTTGCTGATGAGGCGATTGCACCTGTAAAACACCTGATACACAATCAGTACGTGCAGGAGCTCTTCCATGGGCCCACCGCATCCTTTAAAGACCTGGCCTTGCAGCTGATGCCCCGGCTGTTTGCGTACTGCCTCCCACAGATGTGCAACTACCTCATCCTGGTGGCCACCTCAGGGGACACGGGCAGCGCGGTACTGAATGGTTTCGCCAGCCTTGGGGACGCTGACCGGCGGAGGGTCGGCGTGCTGGTGTTCTTCCCAGAGGAGGGGGTGAGTGAGATCCAGAAGCTCCAGATGACGAGTTTCAGGGAGGGCAACGCACGGGCGGTGGGCGTCGGCTCCGATTTCGACTTCTGCCAGAGGGCCATCAAGCGGATGTTCGGCGACGCCAGCCTGACGGGGCACCTGGCGGTGGAGTATGCCGCTGTCCTCAGCACCGCCAACTCCATCAACTGGGCCCGCCTCCTCCCGCAGGTGGTGTACCACTCCTCCGCCTACCTGGACCTGGTCCGGGAGGGCGCGGTGGCGTTCGGCGACCCCGTGGACGTGTGCGTCCCCACGGGGAACTTCGGGAACGTCATGTCCGCTGCCTACGCAAGGCAGATGGGGATCCCCATAAGGAAGCTCATTTGCGCCTCCAATCAGAATCGAGTAGTGACAGACTTCATGGCCACCGGGGAGTACGATCTGAGGAACAGGCCGCTCATCCCCTCCAGCTCTCCTGCCATAGACATCCTGAAATCCTCCAACCTTGAAAGGTTCCTCTTTCACGCCTCGGACAGCGATGGGCAGCTTGTCAGAAGTCTGTTCTGCAgcttggagagagagagacactttaAGGTGCCGGGGGCTTTGCTGGAGAGGGTGCGGCGCGACATCCTGGCTGGCTGGTGCTCTGAGTCGGACTGCCTGGCGGCCATCCATGACGTGCACTCGAGCACCGGCTACATCCTGGACACGCACACGGCCGTCGGCAAAGTGGTGGCCGACCGGCTGCAGGACCGGACATGCCCGGTCGTCATCTCCTCCACCGCGCACTACGGCAAGTTCGCGCCAGCCGTTCTGGGGGCGCTCCGGCTTGGGGGCTCGGTGGGGACCCCCCTGGACCAGCTCGGGGGTCTTGGGGCCTTGGGGTCCAGGCCGCCCCCGCACGGCGCCCTGCTGGAGTGCCTTAGAGAGGGATCGAGCCGGCCCCATCCGGTGTGCCCGGCAGACTTCGCCGCGCTGGAGGAGCAGGTCGAGATCATGATACAGGACTCATTCTGTAAAGTGGCTTAA
- the enkur gene encoding enkurin has translation MADIYQSESIYNLIPREQVKMETLPRYMSKFREQVKQEKQMSKSAFRTMGPAKMELPSPEKFLRKHSKEPKLPEKKSFTYPDDGLRKPQLPARTENPPMGMGSKKDFIKTNAIDTILAVPRKPQQIYADTRRGDKQPLETSGLLPKYVKKKDYGQTPEYLHQHKEEMRRAQEEYDEYVKERLRQGAMKQLSEEERQSTLEGLKKNWEELHHKYLGLSIVIDTTPKKYNKEKLEMEMKQLERDIDLIERHKTIYIANN, from the exons ATGGCGGACATATATCAATCAGAAAGCATTTATAATCTGATCCCCCGGGAGCAGGTTAAAATGGAAACACTGCCGAG ATACATGTCAAAGTTCAGAGAACAAGTGAAGCAGGAGAAGCAGATGAGCAAATCAGCATTCAGGACCATGGGCCCAGCAAAAATGGAGTTACCCTCCCCAGAGAAATTTCTGCGCAAGCACTCCAAGGAACCAAAACTTCCTGAAA AAAAATCTTTCACGTATCCAGACGATGGATTAAGAAAGCCGCAGCTACCAGCGAGGACTGAAAACCCACCGATGGGCATGGGCTCCAAAAAGGATTTTATAAAGACCAACGCCATTGACACCATCCTGGCAGTTCCAAGGAAACCACAGCAGATATATGCTGACACCAGGCGTGGAGATAAGCAGCCCCTGGAAACTTCTGGTCTTCTCCCGAAATATGTGAAAAAGAAG GACTACGGGCAGACCCCAGAGTACCTCCACCAGCACAAAGAGGAGATGCGGAGAGCCCAGGAGGAGTATGACGAATACGTGAAGGAGCGTCTTCGGCAGGGAGCCATGAAGCAGCTCTCGGAGGAGGAACGGCAGAGCACCCTGGAG GGCCTCAAAAAGAACTGGGAGGAGCTGCACCACAAGTACCTGGGTTTGTCCATCGTCATTGACACCACCCCTAAGAAGTACAACAAGGAGAagctggagatggagatgaAGCAGTTAGAGAGAGACATTGACCTCATCGAGAGACACAAAACCATCTACATCGCAAACAATTAA
- the LOC118772000 gene encoding enkurin-like — MELAESIYNLIPREEIRFERPPRYVSKYRDQVRQEAQMNKASHRTMGLAKVELPSPEKFLRKHSKEPKLFERKTKQVMPCTDDSLKRPTLSLRLDNSWKRTPSKKDFIKANAVDTILAVPKKPQPAYAFTKHGDRRPLEPSGLVPKYVNKKDYGQTPEYLHQRKEEMRRAQEEYDEYVKERLQQGAMKQLSEEERQSTLEGLKKNWDELHFQYQGLSLITDTLPKRYRKEKLEMEMKQLERDIDLIERHKTIYIANT; from the exons ATGGAACTGGCAGAGAGCATTTATAACCTCATCCCCAGGGAAGAGATTAGATTTGAGAGACCACCGAG GTATGTGTCAAAATACAGAGATCAGGTGAGGCAGGAGGCACAGATGAATAAGGCCTCGCACAGGACCATGGGCCTGGCGAAGGTGGAGCTGCCCTCCCCAGAGAAGTTTCTGCGCAAACACTCCAAGGAGCCGAAACTGTTTGAACGTAAGACca AGCAGGTGATGCCGTGCACGGACGACAGTCTAAAAAGGCCAACGTTATCTCTCAGGCTTGATAACTCATGGAAGCGCACTCCGTCAAAAAAGGATTTTATAAAAGCGAATGCCGTGGACACCATTTTGGCAGTGCCAAAGAAGCCACAGCCTGCTTACGCCTTCACCAAACACGGAGATAGGCGGCCCCTTGAGCCATCCGGCCTCGTCccaaaatatgttaataaaaaG GACTATGGGCAGACCCCAGAGTACCTCCACCAGCGCAAAGAGGAGATGCGGAGAGCCCAGGAGGAGTATGACGAATACGTGAAGGAGCGTCTTCAGCAGGGAGCCATGAAGCAGCTCTCAGAGGAGGAACGGCAGAGCACCCTGGAG GGCCTGAAGAAGAACTGGGATGAGCTGCACTTCCAGTACCAGGGCCTGTCCCTCATCACGGACACCCTCCCAAAGCGGTACCGCAAGGAGAagctggagatggagatgaAGCAGCTAGAGAGAGACATTGACCTCATCGAGAGACACAAAACCATCTACATCGCTAACACTTAA